The following proteins are encoded in a genomic region of Arachis ipaensis cultivar K30076 chromosome B02, Araip1.1, whole genome shotgun sequence:
- the LOC107625438 gene encoding uncharacterized protein LOC107625438: MPSQVSDHLEPWHNLQDKVVLVTGASSGLGLDFCLDLAKSGCRVVAAARRLDRLRSLCDEINQMASPEKGSGASSHRAVAVELDVCADGPTIERSVQNAWDAFGHIDSLINNAGVRGTVKSALKLSEKEWDHVLRTNLTGSWLVAKYVCKRMCDAKQKGSVINISSTSGLNRGHLPGAAAYASSKAGVITLTKVMAMELGSNKIRVNSISPGIFKSEITESLMQKDWLDNVMKKIVPLRTYGTSNPALTSLVRYLIHDSSEYVTGNNFIVDSGTTLAGLPIYSSL, from the exons ATGCCGTCACAGGTCTCCGACCACCTGGAACCATggcacaacctccaagacaagGTTGTGTTAGTCACCGGTGCTTCCTCCGGGCTCGGCCTGGACTTCTGCCTCGACCTCGCCAAATCCGGCTGCAGGGTCGTGGCGGCGGCTCGCCGATTGGACCGCCTCAGGTCTCTGTGCGACGAAATCAATCAGATGGCCTCGCCGGAGAAAGGCAGCGGTGCAAGTAGCCACCGTGCGGTCGCCGTGGAACTCGACGTGTGTGCCGATGGCCCCACCATCGAGAGGTCTGTGCAGAACGCGTGGGACGCGTTTGGGCACATTGATTCCTTGATTAACAACGCTGGCGTAAGAG GAACTGTTAAATCGGCGTTGAAATTGTCTGAGAAGGAATGGGATCATGTTCTCAGAACAAACTTAACTGGTTCTTGGTTGGTAGCGAAATATGTATGCAAACGCATGTGTGATGCAAAGCAAAAGGGATCTGTTATTAACATTTCTTCTACTTCTGGTCTGAATCGTGGTCATTTGCCTGGAGCTGCTGCATATGCATCTTCAAAAGCAGGTGTCATTACACTAACAAAG GTTATGGCTATGGAATTGGGGTCGAACAAAATTAGAGTGAATTCTATTTCCCCTGGAATTTTCAAGTCTGAAATCACTGAGAGTTTAATGCAAAAAGATTGGTTAGATAATGTGATGAAGAAAATAGTACCATTGAGAACTTATGGCACATCGAATCCAGCATTGACATCTTTAGTTCGTTACCTGATTCACGATTCATCTGAATATGTCACCGGCAATAATTTTATTGTTGATTCTGGAACAACTCTAGCAGGTTTACCTATTTATTCTTCTCTTTGA